Proteins from a genomic interval of Crassostrea angulata isolate pt1a10 chromosome 7, ASM2561291v2, whole genome shotgun sequence:
- the LOC128191501 gene encoding uncharacterized protein LOC128191501 translates to MMFSALFLISTVSVAVGMTTTAHHGHHHSHNTHVHGHHTGPTHEPNVNESFLFHYDAPSHTLAVKTQRHCYLYMLTADQQTSVHTSTGLHAIEKSIIDLIDTNSPTVAVTAQDLTTMSAGLSHFCRQLPALKLN, encoded by the exons ATGATGTTCTCCGCCCTTTTCTTGATTAGTACTGTGTCTGTG GCTGTGGGTATGACCACAACTGCACATCATGGTCATCATCATTCACATAACACACATGTACATGGACATCATACTGGACCTACACATGAACCAAATGTGAACGAAAGTTTTCTATTTCACTATGACGCTCCTTCG CACACGTTGGCCGTTAAGACACAGCGTCATTGCTACCTATACATGCTCACAGCTGATCAACAAACAAGTGTACATACCTCAACAGGACTCCATGCCATCGAG AAGTCCATCATTGATTTGATCGACACTAACAGTCCTACAGTTGCTGTCACCGCTCAGGATCTCACCACTATGAGTGCAGGACTCTCACATTTCTGTAGACAACTACCtgctttgaaattgaattaa